Genomic DNA from Desulfonema ishimotonii:
GTTGTTCGGATAAGCTGCGGCATGACGGAGAAGAAAAAGATGGAGCCTGTCACCAGAGACACCCTGAGCGTGATTCACAGCCGGAAGAGCGTTCGCCACTTTACCGACCGGCCGGTGACCCGGCAACAGCTTGAAACCCTTTTGCGGGCGGGCATGGCCGCGCCGAGTGCGGTCAGTAAACAGCCCTGGGCCTTTGTGGCGATCACGGAGCGGCAGATTCTGGAGCGAACTGGGAAACCGTCTGCCCTACGCCAAAATCACAGGCGGCCATTATCGTCTGCGGTGACATGACACGGGCGCTGCCGGACTGGGAGCAGACATTCTTTTAGCTTTGACTATGCAGTAGTGTCCTGCTCTGGTTAAAAAATTCTGTCCGTCGGGCTTTTGCATATGATTTTGAAAATTCTGAGATCTGCTTCCGAATAAGTGCGTTGGCAAACAGGCAGTGCCCGTTTCAATTATCGTAGGACACAACCAAAAATTGTAAAAGGTCTGAAAAATCGCCATTTTCGCGAAAGCGCGTCCCCCCCCGGCACTGATCCGGGGCGTAATTCATAACAATTTGAAATAAAAATATAATCGCCGTTGTCAGAATGCGAAAACGGATAAGGCGGACTTTTTACAAAACCATCAGAAGGAGAATTTACAATGAAGGTCGTCGCATTTAACGGAAGTCCCCGGAAAGACGGGAATACATCCCACATGATCCGGCATGTATTGGAAGCGCTTGAAAAACAGGAAATTGAGACCGAGATGGTCCAGCTCGGCGGCAAAAAAATCCGGGGCTGCATGGCCTGTTACAAATGTTTTGAAAGCAAGGACAAACGCTGCGCCGTGGACAAGGATATCTTAAACGACTGCATTGAAAAGATGCTGGACGCTGACGGCATCATTCTGGGGTCGCCCACCTATTTTGCCAACATGAGTACGGAACTCAAGGCGCTTATCGACCGGGCCGGAATAGTCGCCAAAGCCAATGAGGATATGTTCAGACGCAAAGTCGGTGCGGCAGTGGTGGCGGTCCGCCGGGCCGGGTCGGTTCACACCTTTGATTCCATCAACCATTTTTTCACCATCGGCCAGATGATCATTCCCGGCTCCAGCTACTGGAATATGGGCATCGGGATGGACAAAGGCGATGTGGAAAAAGATGATGAAGGGGTTCAGACCATGAAAACCCTGGGAGAAAACATGGCGTGGCTGCTGAAAAAGATTGCCGCGTAACTGACCGTCTCATGGCTTTACAACAGGGCAAAAAACAAGATCTTTCCGACCTGTTCACGCCGTTTCGCGTCGGTCCCTGTCGCCTGAAAAACCGCTTGGTCGCCCTGCCGGTTCATACCGGATACGCCCTGTCCGGCGGCGGGGTCAGCGATATGCTGCTTGACCATTATGCCCGTCTGGGCCGGTGCGGAGCCGCGATGGTTGTTGTGGCCAACGTTGCGGTTTCAGAGGACGGCATCACCTCTTTGCATAACCTGAGAGCGGATCACGATGATTTCATTCCCGGTCTGGCCCGTCTGGCGCAGGCCATCAGACAGGGCGGGGCCGTGACCTGCCTTCAGCTCAACCATGCAGGGCGGTATGCCCGGACAGAGCGACCGCTTCTGCCATCGCCCATTGACAGCGCTCACCTGACCTTTGATATCGCCTCGTTCAGAGAACTGATCAACTTTTTCCCCTTTGAAAACCGCTTCCGCATGACCCGGAAAACCGTGCGCCGGATTCTCTCATGGCGTCAGGGAATGAGCGGAGCGGACAAAGACCGTATCATCCGGCAGTTCGGACAGGCTGCGGCGCGGGCGGCCGAGGCCGGATTTGATATGGTGGAACTGCACGGCGCAACCGGCTACCTTCTGACCCAGTTTCTCTCTCCCTACACCCATAAGACCCCGGATGGGGAACCGCTTTCCTTTGAGGCGCGGATTGCCTTTCCGCTGGCGGTCGTCAGGGAAGTCCGGCGGCGGCTTCCGCCCGGATTTCCCGTGGGGTTCCGGCTTCTTCTCCGGGAATGGGTGCCGGAGGGCATCGACCTTTCCGAAGCGCTGAAATGGGCAAAGATCCTTGAAACAGAAGGAATTGCATGGCTGTCCGCCACATCCGGCACTTACGGCTCGATGTTTTCGCCGAAGGTCCGTAAAATAACGGCCCGGAGCGCATATCTCCGGGAGGATACGGCGGCACTGACACGGGCCGTCAATGTGCCCGCCGTCATATCGGGCCGGATTCTGACGCCCGTCCTGGGCGCCCGCCTGATCCGGGAAAAGGCGGCGGATCTGATCGGGCTGGGCCGTCCGCTTGTGGCGGATATCAGATGGATTGAAAAAGCCCGTTCGGGCCGGAAGGTGCGCACCTGTATCAATTGTTACGGATGTCTCCGGGCGGTTGCATCGGAGCAGGGGCTTTATTGCAGGCGCTGGCCTGTCTGGGCCAGCGAACGGGTTGAACTGGAACAGCGGCTGCTGGACCGTCATCCCGGAAAGATGCTGTGCGTTATTTCCGGCCCGGATGACGCGGCGCGGCTCACACAGGCGCTGCCCGTCTTTATCGCCCCCCGGAACGGCTTTTCGCTGACGTTGCTCTTCCTGAAATCCGGGGCGGAGCGGCCTTGCCTGAGCGACACTGAATCCCATTTTGTCCGCCGGACAGAGACCATCTGGGGCGACCGGCTGACCTGTGACATCGGCAGGATTGAAAAGCGCAGCGATCAGACCATTGGCGCGGCAGTTGAATCCGGCGGGTTCGGCACCATCTTCATGGTCAGAAAGCCCGGAGCGTCCTGGCAAAAGCGCTTCATCTACCGGCAGCAGGGCCGGATCATCGGACTGATCGGCGACGACACCCGTCTGCGCAACATGCTGGTCAGCCTCGATCTCTCCGTTACCTCGCTTCTGGTGATGCGGTATCTTTCCCGCTTCCGTGACAATGCCGCTGATGTCACCCCGCACTATGCCCACATCCTGACCGGTCCGGCGGAAATGGCGCGTCACAGATGGGAAAAGATGAAAAAAATCACCAAATGGGATGACCGGCTGCCGCTGACCCTGGTGCCCTCATCCGGCGATGTGGCCGCCGATATTCTGAAAGTGGTCCGGGACGGCGGCTATGGCACACTTGTCATGGGGAAACGGGGCTTTACCGGGCTTAAACGCTGGCTCATGGGCAGTGTTTCCGCCAAAGTGATGCAGGGGCTGGAACATCAGACCCTGTTTGTGGTGGATTGATTCTCATGAACTCGCAAAAAGCCTGAACAGCCGGCATTCCCGCGAAAACGGATTTTTTGCTCTGTCGGAACGGTGTACAGGCACGCCGTATATTTGACATTGTATCCGAATGCCATAATTTTACTGGCAGTTTTTTTCAGATTGAAATGCGTTTTTTCGCTGGGGAGCAGTCCCGCAGGCGGAGAGGCGCTCAGATTTGCCACATCCGGCGCAGCCTGTTCGGCATCAGAAAAGGAGCAACCCCTATGAACGTCATTGCAGTGATCATCCTTCTGGCCATCCTTCTCAGCTTCATCCTCGACCTTGTCGCCGATATTCTCAACCTCGGAATGCTCCGAAACGATCTGCCGGAGGGGTTTGAGGATGTGTATGATGCCGCCCGTTACCGGCAGTCCCAGGAATATCTGCGGGTCAACACCCGCTTCGGATGGATGACCGGCGTCTTTGATCTGACCGTGACGCTGATATTCTGGTTCGGAGGCGGGTTTCCCCTGGTGGACGGATGGATGCGGTCCCTGGGATACGGCCCGGTCATTACCGGCCTGTTTTACATGGGATTTCTGCTTCTGTTCAAATCCCTTCTGGGCCTGCCGTTCGGCATTTACTCGACCTTTGGGATTGAGGAGCGCTTCGGATTTAATAAGACCACATGGCAGACCTTTGTGACCGATATTCTCAAAGGCGTTCTGCTTTCGATTCTGCTGGGCGCTCCGCTTCTGGCGGCGGTGCTGGCATTTTTCGAGTATGCCGGGGGCAACGCCTGGTGGTATTGCTGGATTGCCGTCACCCTCTTCACCCTGGCGTTGCAGTTTATCGCGCCCACATGGATCATGCCGCTGTTCAATAAATTCATCCCGCTGGAGGAGGGTGATCTGAAAAGGGCCATCATGGATTACGCCCGGTCGGTTCAGTTCCCCCTGACCCACCTGTTTGTCATGGACGGCTCCAAACGCTCCGGCAAGTCCAATGCGTTTTTCACCGGGTTTGGCAGGAACAAGCGGATCGCCCTGTTTGACACCCTGATCGAACAGCACACGGTCCCGGAACTGGTGGCGGTTCTGGCCCACGAAATCGGACATTACAAAAAGAGACACATCATTCAGCGGATGGTGATCAGCATCGTTCACACGGGGGTTGTTTTCTACCTGCTCTCCTTTTTTATATCGTACCAGGGGCTGTTTGACGCCTTTTACATGAGCCAGCCCTCCGTATATGCGGGACTGATCTTTTTTGGCATGTTGTTTTCTCCCATAGATTTTTTTCTGGGACTTGTGCTGCAAATGCTCTCCCGGAAAAACGAGTATGAGGCAGACCGTTTTGCCGTGGAAACCACCGGGGACGCCCGCCCTCTGGCAGAAGCCCTGAAAAAACTGGCGGCCAATAATCTGTCCAACCTGGTTCCCCACCCGTTTTACGCCTTTCTGCATTACTCCCACCCGCCGCTGAGGGAACGCATCGGGGCCATGCAGGCGTTTCACAGGAAGATTGCAGGGCAGTAAGACACGGAAGGGTGTAATTACAAAACTGTCGGCCAGTCCGTGTACTCTCGTTACGAGGCTCTGCCTCGCGTGGCAGGAGGCAGAGCCTCCGGGACTGCGTTCCCAGGCAGAGCCTCAATGCCATTAAGTTAAGGAGAGCTTTCCGGAAAAAGTCCTCCTTTTTTAAAGGAGGATTTAGGGGGATTTCAGCATGTTGTGCCCCCCCGGCCCCCTTTTTTTAAGATAGTCTGTGCACATAAGTCAGATAAAGACGGACCAGCTTTCGGGAATGTCGGGAAAGCGGGGTAAGATACCCGGAATCTCGTTACGAGGCTCAGCCTCAATGCCATTAAGTTAAGCGCTTTAAAGGCGTAAAAAACTGATATAAGAATCTCTTTTTATTATCCGAAAGGAGGTTCTTATGTCAAAAGCGATAACAGTTGTTGAGAGGACAAAAGCATTGCTGAATGGTAATTCTTTCAAAGCGGATCATCGGTGCAATCCCGTTTTTTTCAGTCGGAACCGGGTACTGACATTCCGTATGCTCATACTTCTGATGCTTCGGAAAAGTCTGAAATCCGCACAACTGGTTCTGAATGAATTCTTTGACAAAATGAATACCGGTGTGATCACAGTGACACCGGGTGCTTTCACTCAGGCCCGGAGCAAAATGCTTCATACGGCTTTTATCGAATTAAATCGTAAAGCGGTTGTTGAAACAATTTATGAAAAAGATGAATATGAAAAATACCGGGGATACCGCCTCCTGGGCATTGACGGCTCCAAAGTGACTCTGCCGAACGAACGTGATATCAGACAGTTTTTCGGATCTGTCAGAATTGCCAATCAGCATGAAAGCACCCGGGGAGAATATCCGGTCGGAATAGCTTCCGTTCTTTACGATCTTTGAATAATGTTGCGATTGATGCGCTGCCGGGTCATGCCAAATCATATGAAGTGGATTTGGCAACGGCACATTTGGCAAATTATAAAAAAATCAAAGATCTGCTTATTTTCGATAGGAATTATCCCTCATATTTTTTTCTGGCTTTTCTGATTCATTCCGGAATCAGTTTTTTGGGACGTTGTTCCCGAAGTTCTTTCAAAGAAGCCCGTGAGATGTTCGGCAGGCAAATGATTCAAAGCCGGACAGTGACATTGAAACCGCATCATACAAAAAGAAAACAGATCGGAAAAGCAGGACTTCCCATGAAAATCAGAGTGCGCTTTGTCAGTGTGTTGCTTGAAACCGGAGAGGTCGGGGTTCTTGTCACCTCCCTTTGCGATGAAAAACTCTGGCCCACGGAAATTTTCAAAGAACTTTACAATACCAGATGGGGAGTGGAAACATTTTACGGCACACTGAAAGAACGTCTTAATTTGGAAAATTTCACCGGTAAGACCGTTGAAAGTGTCAGGCAGGATTTTTATTCAACTGTTTTTATCAGCGGGATCGAATCCGTTCTGACCGGGGAAGCTCGGAAAAAACTTTCGGATAAAGATGACAAAAACGAATATCATCAGCTGGTTAACAAAGCTGTTTCATTCAATACGATAAAAAATCATGTCACAGATTTGTTTTTCGGAGAATCGGACACTGAAATCCTTTTGGAAAAACTTACGAGATTATTTATGACAAATCCCGTATGTGAAAGAAAGAACCGCAAATTCCCCAGAAAAAGACGACCAAGGGCCAGTCTGAACTATCATAAACGGTTTAAAAAAATAGTTTTCTGACGAAGGGTTTGAAATAAAATATATTTAAGAAATATGGACAAAAACCTTAACTTAATGGCATTGACGCAGAGCCTCGTAATGCATAGCGCGAGGCTCTGCCTCGCACGGACAGGAGGCAGAACCTCCGGGACCGCATTCCCAGGCAGAGCCTCAATGCCATTAAGTTAAAAAAATTCCCCCCCCTTTTTTAAAGGGACCGGGGAGGAGTTTTCGCAACGCTCAGAAATCCCCCTGCGACTCAGAAACGGAGTGCGAAAATTAAGGCCGAAGGCCGGTTTTTCGCGGATTTTGCAAAAGATCGCCCCCTTCGGGGCTTAACTTTTGCACTCCGAAAGGATTTTAAAACAGCTTCTGAAAAAGGGGGACTTTTTTCAGAAAGCATTCCTTAACTTAATGGCATTGAGGCAGAGCCTGGGAACGAGACAGATACGGGATGTCAGGTTGAGTTGTATTAATTTTCAATAAAATTCAGATGATTTACCAATTCGCCGAACTCCGCCTCTGAAACCGGCTCCCACGGCGCGGAGGGATAAAACTGGACAACGGCGCTGGTATCCGGGGCAAAAACCTTGCCCGCGCGGAGGTCCGGCTTTCTGAGGCGGTATTTGAACTTGCCGCCGAGGTCCAGCAGCAGGTCGATATCGTCTTCTTCTTCATAGAGGCTGACCATGAGAAAAGGGCGGAGCATTCCCGTCCCCTTCAGGTGCTTTTGTCCCTCTCCGTCCAGAGATATTTCGATCATCGCTTTTTCAAACGCAACAGCCGACGCATCCGGCGACACCAGAAGCGCCTGTACGACAATATATTCCCCTTTTTCAAACGGTATCCACTGATTCATCAGAACTTCCTTTCAATTCAATAATTTTTCAAATCTGTCGGTTTTTCTGCAACGGCCTGTTTTTTTCCGATCCTGACAAAAACAATTCGTTCCTCCCCGGTCCTCAGACCTGAGGTCCGAACTCCGTAAGACACAAGGTCCATTGGCACAG
This window encodes:
- a CDS encoding flavodoxin family protein gives rise to the protein MKVVAFNGSPRKDGNTSHMIRHVLEALEKQEIETEMVQLGGKKIRGCMACYKCFESKDKRCAVDKDILNDCIEKMLDADGIILGSPTYFANMSTELKALIDRAGIVAKANEDMFRRKVGAAVVAVRRAGSVHTFDSINHFFTIGQMIIPGSSYWNMGIGMDKGDVEKDDEGVQTMKTLGENMAWLLKKIAA
- a CDS encoding M48 family metallopeptidase — protein: MNVIAVIILLAILLSFILDLVADILNLGMLRNDLPEGFEDVYDAARYRQSQEYLRVNTRFGWMTGVFDLTVTLIFWFGGGFPLVDGWMRSLGYGPVITGLFYMGFLLLFKSLLGLPFGIYSTFGIEERFGFNKTTWQTFVTDILKGVLLSILLGAPLLAAVLAFFEYAGGNAWWYCWIAVTLFTLALQFIAPTWIMPLFNKFIPLEEGDLKRAIMDYARSVQFPLTHLFVMDGSKRSGKSNAFFTGFGRNKRIALFDTLIEQHTVPELVAVLAHEIGHYKKRHIIQRMVISIVHTGVVFYLLSFFISYQGLFDAFYMSQPSVYAGLIFFGMLFSPIDFFLGLVLQMLSRKNEYEADRFAVETTGDARPLAEALKKLAANNLSNLVPHPFYAFLHYSHPPLRERIGAMQAFHRKIAGQ
- a CDS encoding oxidoreductase gives rise to the protein MALQQGKKQDLSDLFTPFRVGPCRLKNRLVALPVHTGYALSGGGVSDMLLDHYARLGRCGAAMVVVANVAVSEDGITSLHNLRADHDDFIPGLARLAQAIRQGGAVTCLQLNHAGRYARTERPLLPSPIDSAHLTFDIASFRELINFFPFENRFRMTRKTVRRILSWRQGMSGADKDRIIRQFGQAAARAAEAGFDMVELHGATGYLLTQFLSPYTHKTPDGEPLSFEARIAFPLAVVREVRRRLPPGFPVGFRLLLREWVPEGIDLSEALKWAKILETEGIAWLSATSGTYGSMFSPKVRKITARSAYLREDTAALTRAVNVPAVISGRILTPVLGARLIREKAADLIGLGRPLVADIRWIEKARSGRKVRTCINCYGCLRAVASEQGLYCRRWPVWASERVELEQRLLDRHPGKMLCVISGPDDAARLTQALPVFIAPRNGFSLTLLFLKSGAERPCLSDTESHFVRRTETIWGDRLTCDIGRIEKRSDQTIGAAVESGGFGTIFMVRKPGASWQKRFIYRQQGRIIGLIGDDTRLRNMLVSLDLSVTSLLVMRYLSRFRDNAADVTPHYAHILTGPAEMARHRWEKMKKITKWDDRLPLTLVPSSGDVAADILKVVRDGGYGTLVMGKRGFTGLKRWLMGSVSAKVMQGLEHQTLFVVD
- a CDS encoding nitroreductase family protein, with amino-acid sequence MTEKKKMEPVTRDTLSVIHSRKSVRHFTDRPVTRQQLETLLRAGMAAPSAVSKQPWAFVAITERQILERTGKPSALRQNHRRPLSSAVT
- a CDS encoding transposase produces the protein MNNVAIDALPGHAKSYEVDLATAHLANYKKIKDLLIFDRNYPSYFFLAFLIHSGISFLGRCSRSSFKEAREMFGRQMIQSRTVTLKPHHTKRKQIGKAGLPMKIRVRFVSVLLETGEVGVLVTSLCDEKLWPTEIFKELYNTRWGVETFYGTLKERLNLENFTGKTVESVRQDFYSTVFISGIESVLTGEARKKLSDKDDKNEYHQLVNKAVSFNTIKNHVTDLFFGESDTEILLEKLTRLFMTNPVCERKNRKFPRKRRPRASLNYHKRFKKIVF